Proteins from one Prevotella sp. E2-28 genomic window:
- a CDS encoding HAMP domain-containing sensor histidine kinase gives MNKRLLLLIALHLSLITCFAQGLPFLRNFSANEYQAHNRNFDITTDDKGFVYVANFEGLLYYDQAEWRIIHTPNITRITTLYRDAKGTIWAGGYNYLGFIKGNERGDLILNNAVEKGSFQGVISQIWENGKQMVFQLEDGNVYTLDKGEIKEAQQNILNTAPSNELVDLGFGLKAKATEANGVEFLSNGMTAYFITEDNGLCSNAINKLAYNGKGILWGATNNGLFCIAVPTTYTHSTAQEGLRGEALSILYHEGTLYAGTTNGLFYMEDKFFHPVANMSHQCWQMITTKKGLLVATSNGLYLVNNKNNAKRLNNQNTMSVKEAQGGFYTGEPDGVYLNGDNGSRKKIADLERVTQIYMDEKGAMWLQNLYGIIWCKKAAEKDFHQVILEGDKTVPGMIVPTDKGLLTISANQTEPIPYPQMAYKDKTGTTWLTNSDGRGLYCIKDGNRQKTYEKQLNAISEYNVRDMLLMDDRLIMGGDFGLITYRSNFTDPILESQPKLFIRTVKLNGDSILWGGYGEMPKNFKLSSDERNLEFTFGLDNTILIKKTLYRYRQDNQPWSAWDDEQEVKFTSLNYGSHTFEVQAMDAYGNITQTEQLKFTIQFPFYQRWYMLISYFLLFVFLLYAFAKRHVRQLEKEKQRLENIVQERTAEVVKQKDEIEEKSKSLQTALNDLAQAQNELIRQEKMATAGKLTQGLIDRILNPLNYINNFAKLSEGLAKDIKANIEDEKDNMSEDNYEDTMDVLDMLIGNLQKVSEHGQNNTRILKAMEEMLKDRSGGIKPMDLVPVLNQDKEMTNSYFAEKIKEYSIKVNFNIPQESISINGNPEQLSMTLMSMLGNAVYAVVKKAQREKYDPEITLSVDTTADHLTIAIRDNGIGIEDTIINKVFDPFFTTKPTGEAAGVGLYLSREIIQNHSGDISVKSEKDVYTEFTITLPISQN, from the coding sequence ATGAATAAACGACTGCTACTACTTATCGCCCTTCATTTATCACTCATCACGTGCTTTGCACAGGGACTTCCCTTCCTGCGTAACTTCAGCGCCAATGAGTATCAGGCGCATAACCGTAACTTCGACATCACCACGGATGACAAGGGATTTGTGTATGTGGCAAACTTCGAGGGACTGCTGTATTACGATCAGGCGGAATGGCGCATCATCCACACGCCGAACATCACCCGAATAACGACCCTGTACCGTGATGCGAAAGGTACCATCTGGGCAGGTGGCTATAATTATCTGGGCTTCATCAAGGGTAATGAGAGGGGCGACTTGATCCTGAATAATGCCGTAGAGAAAGGTAGTTTTCAGGGCGTCATTTCCCAAATATGGGAAAACGGAAAGCAGATGGTCTTCCAACTGGAGGATGGAAATGTATATACCCTGGACAAAGGGGAAATCAAGGAAGCCCAACAGAACATACTGAACACGGCTCCAAGCAACGAACTGGTTGACCTCGGATTCGGGCTGAAGGCAAAGGCCACAGAGGCGAATGGCGTGGAGTTTCTCAGTAATGGCATGACGGCATATTTCATCACAGAGGACAACGGACTTTGCTCGAATGCCATCAATAAGTTGGCCTATAACGGCAAGGGTATCCTATGGGGTGCCACCAACAATGGTTTGTTCTGCATTGCCGTGCCTACAACCTACACCCACTCTACTGCACAGGAGGGTCTGCGTGGTGAGGCCTTGTCAATCCTCTATCATGAGGGAACGCTCTACGCGGGAACTACCAATGGCTTGTTCTACATGGAAGACAAGTTCTTCCACCCCGTAGCCAATATGTCGCATCAATGCTGGCAGATGATTACCACGAAGAAAGGCTTGCTCGTGGCAACAAGCAACGGTCTCTACTTGGTGAACAATAAGAACAACGCTAAGCGTCTGAACAACCAGAACACCATGTCGGTGAAGGAGGCGCAGGGGGGATTCTATACGGGTGAGCCCGATGGTGTGTACCTGAACGGCGATAACGGCAGCAGGAAGAAGATTGCCGACTTGGAGCGTGTGACGCAAATCTATATGGATGAGAAGGGGGCAATGTGGCTCCAGAACCTATACGGCATCATCTGGTGTAAGAAGGCTGCGGAGAAAGACTTCCATCAGGTTATACTGGAAGGGGATAAGACGGTGCCAGGCATGATAGTGCCTACGGACAAGGGACTGCTTACCATCAGCGCGAATCAGACAGAGCCTATACCCTACCCTCAGATGGCTTATAAGGACAAGACGGGAACAACTTGGCTGACGAATAGCGACGGACGCGGACTTTACTGTATTAAGGATGGCAACAGACAGAAGACGTATGAAAAGCAACTGAATGCTATCAGCGAGTATAATGTACGCGATATGCTGCTTATGGACGACAGGCTCATCATGGGTGGCGACTTCGGTCTGATTACCTACAGAAGCAATTTCACCGACCCCATTCTGGAGAGTCAGCCGAAACTGTTTATCCGTACCGTGAAGCTGAATGGCGACAGCATCCTGTGGGGTGGATATGGCGAGATGCCAAAGAATTTCAAATTGTCGAGCGATGAGCGTAACCTGGAGTTCACCTTCGGCCTCGATAATACCATCCTTATCAAGAAAACCCTCTATCGCTACAGACAGGACAACCAACCTTGGTCGGCATGGGATGACGAACAGGAGGTGAAATTCACCAGCTTGAATTATGGCAGCCATACCTTCGAGGTGCAGGCAATGGATGCTTATGGTAATATCACTCAGACGGAACAACTGAAGTTTACCATACAATTCCCGTTCTACCAGCGCTGGTATATGCTCATTTCATATTTCTTACTCTTCGTCTTCTTGCTCTATGCATTTGCCAAGCGCCATGTCCGCCAGTTGGAGAAGGAAAAGCAGCGACTGGAAAACATCGTGCAGGAACGTACTGCCGAGGTGGTGAAACAGAAAGACGAGATTGAGGAGAAGTCTAAGAGTCTGCAAACGGCACTCAATGACCTGGCTCAGGCGCAGAACGAGTTGATTCGTCAAGAGAAGATGGCCACTGCAGGTAAGTTGACACAAGGACTCATTGACCGTATCTTGAACCCGCTGAACTATATCAATAACTTCGCAAAGCTCTCAGAAGGACTGGCAAAGGATATTAAAGCCAACATTGAGGACGAGAAAGATAACATGAGCGAGGACAACTACGAGGATACGATGGATGTGCTCGATATGCTGATAGGTAACCTGCAGAAAGTGAGTGAACACGGACAGAATAATACGCGCATCCTAAAGGCTATGGAAGAGATGCTGAAAGACCGTAGCGGTGGTATCAAACCTATGGACTTAGTGCCTGTGCTGAATCAGGATAAGGAAATGACTAATAGCTACTTTGCTGAGAAGATAAAAGAGTACAGCATCAAGGTCAACTTCAACATTCCGCAGGAGAGCATTTCTATCAATGGTAATCCAGAGCAGTTGAGCATGACGCTGATGAGCATGCTGGGTAATGCTGTCTATGCGGTCGTGAAGAAAGCTCAGCGCGAGAAGTACGACCCAGAGATTACACTAAGCGTCGATACCACTGCCGACCATCTTACCATCGCCATTCGCGATAACGGTATTGGCATTGAAGATACCATTATTAATAAGGTATTCGACCCCTTCTTCACGACGAAACCTACTGGCGAAGCTGCTGGCGTAGGCTTGTACCTGAGCCGTGAGATTATCCAGAACCACAGTGGCGATATCAGCGTGAAGTCAGAGAAGGATGTCTATACGGAATTTACAATCACATTACCAATAAGTCAAAACTGA